Part of the Haloarchaeobius litoreus genome is shown below.
ACGGCGAGCTCGTCGAACGGATGGTCGGCGTGCAGGAGAAGTCCTCGCTCGTCGGTCTCATCGAACAGCACGGCTGAGCGGTCGGTCGACGGTCGCGCGGACGCGCGGACGCTCACAGAATCAGATCTCGATCCAGCCGCTCTCGGCGTCCCGGTCCCGGAGATGCCAGCGCTGTTCGAGACGTTCCTCGTCGCCGTCTTCCGTCCGTCTGACCTCGACGACGGCGTCGAACAGCGGTTCGAGCAGGCGTACGTAGTCGCTGTCGCGGTCCAGCGGCAGGTGGAAGTGCCCCATCCCGTCGGCCTGTCTGGTCCGCGAGGTGACCATGTGGAGCAGGCGGAACACGTTCTGTGACTTGTGCTCCTGGAGGAGCGGTGTCACCGAGTCGAAGCAGAGCCGGAGTTCGGCCGGCTCGAGCTCGTGGTCGGCCTCCATCTCGTCGACGGCATCGATGATGGACGTCCCGAGCGTGCTCAGCAGCTGCGGGCCGACCACGGTCTCCTCGATGTCG
Proteins encoded:
- a CDS encoding DUF7504 family protein → MRTDHGGGVPGSTTFAQTLSALKREGSSILLVGRTSATAHRAACSRLMGDSGEPRQRLYVYTTGTETCGQGPSTDHQGTTRILSQENEAGVSASPKGVPDDIEETVVGPQLLSTLGTSIIDAVDEMEADHELEPAELRLCFDSVTPLLQEHKSQNVFRLLHMVTSRTRQADGMGHFHLPLDRDSDYVRLLEPLFDAVVEVRRTEDGDEERLEQRWHLRDRDAESGWIEI